The Candidatus Nitrosotalea sinensis genomic interval GTGTGGACGGAAGCTGTGTTGCATTGGACAGGACCTGCAGTGTCATCTGGGTCTGTTGCAGATGTGGTAAATGTTACTACAGCACCGGATGGACCAGTAGCTGATGTGGTAATTGGTGCTGGGACTGTGACAACAGGTGCTGTTGTGTCCTGCACTGTAACTGTAAATGATGCAGTACCAGTGTTACTGTTAGTATCAGTCGAAGTACATGTTACGGTGGTTGTACCTATTGGGAATGTGGAACCTGAAGCTGTGTTGCATTGGACAGGACCTGCAGTGTCATCTGGGTCTGTTGCAGATGTGGTAAATGTTACTACAGCACCGGATGGACCAGTAGCTGATGTGGTAATTGGTGCTGGGACTGTGACAACAGGTGCTGTTGTGTCCTGCACTGTAACTGTAAATTGTGTCTGAGTCTGGATTATTGCAACGTTAGTGCCACTAGTTATGTAGATATCAGAGTTTACTGGATCAAATATTGCATAGTAATAGTAAGGAGCACTTGGAAGTATGACCGGATTTATGAAAGCGTTGGTTGCAGAATCTATTACATTTAGTCTCGTACCTGCAAAGTCTGGCACGTAGACAAATCCGTTAGCTGGATCAAATGCTACACCATTTGGACCACCGCTAGAACCTGTAGAAATACTAGAAACAGTGTTGGTTGAAGTGTCGATTATAGAGACAGTGTTAGAGTTAAAGTTTGCAACATACATGTCACCGTTTGCAGGATCATATGATATGCCTCTTGGTGAGATACCTACTGAGATTGTGGCAACAACAGTGTTGGTCGAAGGATCAATTACAGAGACATTGTTAGATCCTTGGTTTGTCATATAAAGAAGATGACTTGTAGAATCATATGCGAAATCTTGTGGATGAGCACCAGCAGGAATGGTTCCAACGATAGTATTTGTCGAAGGATCGATTACAGAGACCGTGTTGCTCCCTGTGTTGGCAACATAGATCTTGCCGTTTGGAACATATGCTACACCAAATGGTTGAACACCACCCGCACTAATCGTGGTCACAACGTGATTGGTTGCTGTATCTACTACAGAAATATTATTAAAATTATAATTTGCTGTGTAAAGGTAACCGTTTACAGAGTCATAAGCAATACCCGTTGGGCCAGGGATTCCAGATATCGTGCTTATTACATGGTTTGTAGTGCTGCTAATTACAGAGATAGTACCTTGAGCAATATTTGCAACATAGATATTTCCATTTGCAGGATCAAAGACTAGTTCCTGTCCATTACCTGTAGGTATTGTGGCTCCTGTGAGGACATTTGTGCTATACCCAATCAGTCCTTGGTTATCTATTGCCTTGGCAGTAATAGAATGGACTCCATTTGCAAGTCCATTGGCAGTATAAGACCAGATAGTTGTTCCTGTAGCAGTCACATATGGCGCGCCATCAATTGATACTTGTACACTGGTTACAGTATTTGATGAGGAAGATGCAGTGCCTGTTATTGTTACAGTGCTAGACGCTAATGTGGCACCATTGGCAGGCGACGTAACTGATGCAGATGGTGGCGAAGATGCAAAAGCATTTTGAGTATATGACAAACCAGGAATTGTTCCAGTAGACATTACAACTACAGAAAAGATCAAAACGAAAGCTAAAACTGATTTCAATTCTTCTAGTCTAAAGATAGCACTATAAGAATGTTCTATGCAATTTTTTATAAAATTATGGATCCTCTAAATTTCCCAAAAAATAGAAAGATTGTTTTTTAATTTCTAAAATTAGAAAGTTATCGTTTTTTAGAAGATGGTGTAATTTCATTTAAAAAAAATTAGATGTTACCGGTGTGTGCAGTATTAAAAAAATAATTCTAGTCCATCAAGTTTTTGATTGCACAAATCCACTGCAGCACGGTATCATTTGAAAATGCATCCAGATCAAAGAAAAAATTAACCAAAACAGATAATCAAAACGTATTTTAGGATTTCAGGTCTGAGCATTCAAATCTTACAGGGTTTGAATCCTAATAATTAACAAACCACAGTTAGAAAATTATTCAACAGTAGTGAACCTTTAATTAGAAATTTTCACTATCATTCCATAAATGAGTGCAAAACTTCCACTATACCTGAAATTTTATGGCATATCTCCATGGGAGACTGAAGTGTTGTATAGCACTTTACACAAATTGTTCAACGTACAAGAGGATCCAAATGCCGCCCAGGAAGATGACTTTACAACTCTATTAGATATCACATTTCCATGGTCATTTAATGACGAATTCTTCAAACAGTTTGGAATACAAAGATGGGAGAAGATCAAGGGAATAATAAAAGAAATGAAACGTAGAAGAGGTGGAGGAAAGAGTTTATGTGTCTACATTGGCTTTTCTGGAAAACCCAATATTATTTTCACAATAGATCTAGATGACAGACATTCATTTGATACGGCAGTAGACAAGATTGACTTTGTTTTAGAATTATTACCATATCACCTAGATCCAAAAAAAATGCCAATTGACATCATCAAGATATCATACCAATTTGACGACATGACAGGAAGATGGAAGATCATATCAAATTCAGAGGATCAGACATATCATTTTACAGAAAACGAATGGAAGATTATTTAATTTCTTTTTCTAAAGGTTCTAGCATAGAATGTAATTCACGATATTTTTTTTCAATAAAATCAAGTGATTCTTCTAGTTTCTTTGATTTTCCATATTTGTATCGAATTAATTCCCGATGTCTCCAAAAATTCTTTCCTTCCCCTACCGATAAAGTGCTAAAATAATCAGGACCCTTGAGACTATCTGGAATTTTTATTCCATATGGAAAAAGAAATTCGGCCATAAACCATTCATCACCATCAGGATAATCAGATCCTGTATCAATATCAAAGAAAAGGTGTAACAGGTTTGTCTGCATCAGTCCATCATCTCTTATGGTAGGATGTTTGAAGTTTGATTTTTTGAAATCTAGTTTCACGAGATTTGGTTCAAAATATCCATCGATTATTGATTTTCGAAATATTTTGTTAACTTCTTCTAGATTCAAACTAGAATTACTCTTCTTCAGAACATGCTAATAACGATTCTGTCAATACTAGAAAGAATCAACATATCCACTATCTATACTTGCAGAGAATCCAATATCTTTGAAATGTTGGTTATTGATTTGTTTCCAGAAGAGATTTCTTGATTAGAGGGAGGATTTTCCACATAATTTGGAATTCTTTCGGACATTCTTTCATCATATGGTGCAATTATCTCATTTTTGTAAAATATTCCAGTAGGAATCTTGGAATCCCATTCATTTGATTTTATCAAGGCTTGGGTAAGTTTCTCGTTCTCCTCATCCGGAGAATCAATGTGTACAGATGCATCATAACCAGTATCCTCAAGCTTGTATATTCTGGGCCTGGGTTTATTCGTAATTTCATCAATATTGTCCATTCCCGAAAACCAATCTCTAGTATTGATGTCATTGTAAGTAGGACATGGTTGTAATACATCGAGAAATGACAATCCTCTATGTTTTACTGCTGCAATTATCAAATCCTTAAGTTGTCTTACATCATATGCATATCCGCGTGCAACAAATGTATAACCACTTGCAATTGCCAATGCAATAGGATTTACAGATTGATTGACATTTGGTTCTGGCAGAGATTTAGTTTTTAATCCAAGTTTCAGAGTAGGAGATGCCTGACCTTTTGTTAATCCATAAACTCCATTATTGAATATGATGTAAGTCATATCCACATTTCTTCTCCCTGCAGCAACAAAATGTCCTGCACCAATTCCTAGTCCATCACCATCTCCCCCGACTGCAACCACAGTCATCTCAGGATTTGCAAGCTTGGCACCTTGTGAAAAAGTCAACACTCTGCCATGCAAAGTATGAACTCCATAGGTATTGACATAATGTGAGGTTTTACCAGAACATCCGACACCTGAGAATATGGCTGCCTTGTGTCTTGGTATGTCCATTTCTGCTAGAGCCATCTGTATCGCACTTACTATACCAAAGTCTCCGCATCCCGGACACCAGTCATTGTGTACCTCAGTTTTGTAATCAGCTACATTAGACACCATATTTTAGCACCTGTTTTTTCTCTGCTTTGTTATCAATGATTTTCTTGACAGCATCAAAGACTTCATTACAAGTCATTGGTCTGCCAGTGTATTTTAATATGTAATAGTCAACTTTTCTATCCAAATATTCATTGACAAGTGAGCCCATTTGCCCAGAGTGATTTGCTTCTATGTCGATGATTGTCTTTACTCCTCCAAGCAAGGATTGCACATATTGTGCAGGGAACGGATGTAACATTTTGATCTGGATAAACCCAACCTTATACCCCTCCTTTTGGAGCATTTCCATAGCATCTAGAATAGGCCCCTTTGTAGAACCCCAGCTAACAATGCAATAATCCGCTATTCCGTGGTTTACGGCTTGATCTTCTTTTGGTATCTTTTCTAGTGCGACATCCAATTTGCGTGCACGTTTATCCATCTTGTATATGCGATTTTCAGGATCTTCGGATATATGCCCAATCACGTCACTCTCATCACCAGTATTCCAAAAGATTCCATTCTCTAGCCCGAGTCTTGATCTTGGAGATATTCCATCAGGAGAAGGTGCAAATCGGACATATCCCTGACTGTCAATTTTTTCTAAAAGTTTTCCTCGCTCTATTGTTATTTTTGTAGGATCAAATCTTTTAACGGTAGAGACAGTACTTGCAATGAATTTGTCCATCATATGTATTACAGGTATTTGGTATACATCTGCAAAGTTGAAACATTTTGCAGTATCATAGAATCCTTCTTCAGTATCACCTGATGCATATACAATCCTTGGAAAATCTCCGTGTCCTGCATGAATTGCAAATTGTAAATCATCTTGTCCATGTCTTGTCGGAAGACCAGTAGATGGACCACTTCTCTGGTATAATGTAACTACAATTGGAACTTCATTTATTCCAGCCCAGCCAAGAGATTCAGCCATCAAAGAAAAGCCAGGACCAGAAGTACTTGTTGCAGATCGTGTTCCCGTAAGAGCTGCTCCAATTATCATACCAATTGCAGATATTTCATCTTCAGTTTGTACTACTAGTGTAGATCCAGGCCTACTGTTTTCTACATCAAATATTTCATTTGATTCTAAAAACACACTTTCATCAGATGCTGGAGTAATTGGATAATAGGATTGGAATCTACAACCGCATGCTATCTTGCCAAGTCCAGTAGATTGAAATCCCTGGACTAGAATGGTACTGTCTTTTTTTGCAATTTGGGGTAACTGGTACCTAAATTTTGGATATTTCACAGTAGCAAGATTATATGCGTAATTTGCAGCAGTCTTATTCATTTCTCCAATCTCTGCTTTTCTAGAAAAGATAGATGATACAGATTTTAACAATGTAGCAGGTGGAAGCCCCAATAATCCAAGTGATACAGACACTGCAAGAACATTTTGCATACGAAACATTCCACGAATTTTTGGATTCTTTGTCTCTTCAGACAAGTTAGCTAAAATTTCTTTAAATGATACAGGATAAAGCATGACGCCTCTTTCTTTTGAATCATCAAGCAATCCCTGTATTGTGAAAGGTTTGTTTTTAGATTCTAGGTATTTTTTGAGCCTAGACTTGAAGGGTGCATCAAGTGTAGGTATTTCATCTATTTTTATTGCAGACAAATCAGATTCGTATACAATTGCACCGTCATCGAATACATCATCAGCATGTCGGAATATTGTTTCAGCATCAAACCCTACAAGCATTGTAATGCCACTTACATTAGATCTAATTGTTTTGTCAGATACACGAACTCCAAAGTAGCTGTGTTCCCCTTTTATGTTGGAATAATATTCTCTTTTTCCAAACACTTGCAATCCGCAACCAGCACAAGCTCCAGCAAAAATATTTGCCGCAGTCTCAACTCCTCCTCCTTGAGGACCGCCAATAACCCAAGTTAAATCAATAGAGGACATGTAGAATCTAGACTCTCATCAAATATTAATAATGCTATAAATTCCTAGATCAAATTCAACCGCCGGTAGCAGCATCAAATAAAGCACACTCACACTTGTCACGCTCTCCACAGAAAGGACATACGCAGACACATTTCTCTAGCGGATTCCTACACTGTACACAAATAGCAAACTCCTCTTTGTGTTTCAATCACATATGGTTACCAAGTTTAATTATAAATGAGTTATTGTAAATCATCAAATTCCAGTTACAGAATACGCTTAAAATCGTCTCCTGATTTACCAGTATGAATGAAGATCTTAATTACACGTAAAATTCACGATTTTGCTCTAAAAGAACTTGAAAAAAAACACAGTGTAGAAATACATACTGGAAAGATTCCAATGCCAAAGAAACTATTGATGTCAAAGATAGGGGACAAAGATGGCCTTCTTTGCTATCCTTATGACATCATAGACTCAGAGGTCATAAATGCCGGAGAGAATCTCAAGGCAATTTCAACATATAGTGTGGGCTATGACCACATAGATGTCAAAACCGCATTGAAGAGAGGCATCACAGTAGGATACACACCAGAAGTATTGACTCGGGCCACTGCAGATCTTACAATGGCTCTAATGCTATCTCTGTTTAGAAGAATACCAGAAGGAGATAAACTAATTCGCAACAACAAATGGAAGACAATATTTGGCCCATACGAGTTTCTCGGAACTGACCTGTATCAAAAAACTCTCGGCATATTCGGAATGGGTAGAATAGGAAAAGCAGTGGTAAAAAGAGCAGCAGGTTTTGAGATGAACATAATATATCATAATAGAACTCGCTTATCAAAAGAAGAGGAAAAGAAATTAAAAGTAACATACGTATCACTTGACGAACTTTTTAGAACTAGTGATGTAGTCAGCATACATTCTCCTCATACATCACAAACAGACAAAGTTGTAAATCTGAAATTACTCAAGAAGATGAAAAATACTTCATTTCTTATCAACACTGCAAGAGGCAAGATAATAGATGAAACAGATCTTGTAGCAGCATTGAAAAGAAAAATAATTGCAGGCGCAGCTCTTGATGTATTTCAAAAAGAACCTACGGATTCCAAGAATCCATTAACAAGACTTGATAATGTAATACTGATGCCGCATAGTGGAAGTGCAACAGTAGAAACAAGAAAACAGATGGCTGAAATTGCAGTTAAAAATTTAATATATGCACTTTCGGACAAAAAGCCAATTTATCAAGTAAAAGGAAATTAACAATACAAAATCATTACAACTGAATTAATTCATCTGGATCTACTTTGATACAACTAGTACCCACAGGTTTCAATCCAGTAAAGTTGATTGTCCCTTGTGGTACTTTACCATCTTTTTGCAATAATGTTAATTTTTCTGTAAATGCAGCTTTGTGCCTATCACATGTGACCCCAACCATATACTCCCCATCATTTGACTTGACAGATATCGCAAATTCAGGCGGCATTGGACAATCTCTTCCCTTTTCCCGTATGGAGCAACGTTCTGGAAACATGAATTATTTTTTGTATTTTGGAATATTAATCTTTGACAATATTTTGTTTGTATTCATATACATTTTTGGAAATCAAGTTGTAGATGCCAAAAATCAATGAAATACTTGCTTTATTCCATCAATCACAAACTGGACTGCAAATGCAGCTATTATGATTGCAAATATCCTTGTCACAATCATCGAGCCTCTCTTTCCAAGCAGTCGATATATTGGAGAAACTGATCTGAGAATTGCATAGGTTATGCCTAATACAACGGCAATTGAGATTATAGTAACCCACATACCGTATGTTTCAAAGGACAATATTACCAGAGTTAGAGCTCCAGGCCCTGCAAGCAGCGGAAAAGCTAGTGGTACAATCCCAGATTCATCTTGCAAGCTTTGACTTCCAAATCTCCATTCGCCATGTGTCAACAATTCGATTGAAACAAGAAAGAGTAACACTCCTCCTGCAATCATGAAACTAAATATTGAGATGCCAAAAGTGGAAAGAATTGTAGATCCTACAAATGCAAAAACAAAGAGAAGAATTGCTACAGTCACTATAGTAACATTTGAGACAGAGGTCCTCTGTTTCTTTTCCATTTTTCCGGTAAGCGCAATTATTATAGGCACACTTGCAATTGGATCAATAACTACAAGTAGTGTTACTATTGATTTTACCAAATCTGCTAGAAAATCTTGGACCATGTTTTTAGTATAACATTCGAATTATTTCAGTCATTGTGTTTCCATCATTCACTACATATCAAGCATAAACCTTTGTAAAACCATAGCATTGTTATGTTGCTCATCTTTTGCAGAAAAAAGTAGCGTGATGGTGTGGTGCTTTTTTTCAAGATCTTTGATAGTCTCAATCAGCATTTTGTTTTCTTGTAATTCCTTACGATATTTTATTTCAAAGGACTTCCATTTGGCAGCATCGTGTGAAAACCATTTCCTCAAGTCATTTGTTGGCGCTATTTCTTTTAGCCATAGATCTACATGTGAATGAGGCTTGGATATTCCTCTAGGCCATAGCCTATCAACCAATACTCGAAAACCATCATCGGCAGAATATTTTTCATAAATTCTCTTTATTTTGATCATAGATTATTTCTCTAACGTTTAGAATCCACGTTATAGAATTTATGACATATTGTGATTTTCAAGCAAAAAGAATTGGAATTAAGAGGCGCCGGGAGAGAGATTTGAACTCTCGAACCCTTGCGAGTACGCGCTTTATGGTAATGAATTTCCAGGCGCGCGCCCTACCAGGCTAGGCGACCCCGGCATTATTTCGCCAATTCAATTTCGTTGCAAAACCTACCATATATTACTGTAAGAGAAGGGTAATTTTTTCACCATATCACAACTACTTGAGGATGTTTATTGTAACAGATTCCCTCAACATGTTGGAATCATTTGTACTTGAAACTATACGATATCTTCCCTGATATGCTTTGCTTCCATCATTTTTAGTCTGATCCCAAACAAAGATCTTTTCCTCCTTTGGTTCTAGTTTTGATACAACTTGAGCAGAGACTGGAGAATATATCACAGTGCCATCAAGTTGCTCAATTTTGACACCATATGATGAATCAGAAAACAAAAGAGGCACAGTTCCTGAGTTTATCACTCGGATTTTGACTGGTTCTCCCATGTGATAGTTTATCTTGTCAGGTATTACGGTAAGAGACGGACCACTCACATACACCAACACAGGAATTTGATTTGCAATGTGAGACAAGTAAATTCCTAAAAATCCAGCTGCTATCAAACCAACTATAAAAAATATAGCAGCACCTTTTGGTATCAACTTGAAAATTTTAAGTTGATTCCCTTTTAACTGTTAACTACAGCCTTTGATCTCCAATTCTTCGGATACGTATTAGGAGCCATGATTATTCTCTTTATTTTAAAAGCAAATCCTTTTGTATTTTCAACAATTTCATCTTCATTTAATATTGCCTCTGCCAGTGCAACAACCTCTCCTTTCTGAGTGTATATTGCCACCAGATCTCCACGTTTTAGTCCAAAAGATATTTCCAAAATTCCAGGTATTGCAAGTTGCGCACCATGACATAATGCATCTACTGCAGAGTCCCGTATTACAACTGACTTTATCTCACTTAATGTAAGTTCTATTGGCATGATTATTCTTCGAAGCTTTGTGTCATCCCCATTTTCTTTCCATAATGCATATGCATCAACAAGATCATGCATCTTTACAAGATTAGATTCTTCATTGAAATGTCCCACCCTGGTCCTTCTAAGTTCAATCATTGTTGCACCCTCACTGAGAATTTCACCCATATCATAGAATATTTTTCTCACATACGTACCTGCTTCACATAAAATTCTAAGAAGCAACAATCTTTCCTTTTGTTCTACTACTTCAATTTCATATACATGTCGTATTCTAGTTTGCCTTGACACTGCAGAGCGTTGCGGTGGTTTTTGAAATATTTTGCCAGTAAGTTGTTTGAGCACATCAGATAATTTTTCTTGTGGAGGAAGTACATGCAGTCTTCCAAGTGCATGATATTCTTTAGGTCCCAACAATAACACTATAAGCGCTTTAGTTGCCTCACCAAACCCTATTGGCAAGACTCCAGACACTTGTGGATCAAGTGTACCGCTATGTCCTGCTTTTGGCACATGTAGAATCTTTTTTACCCATGCCACTGTCTCGTGGCTTGTAGGACCATTTGGCTTGTCCAGCAAGATAAAACCATACTCCAATAATTGCTCAATTGATCTTTTATCATAATATGTCCCATGAGCATCATTAGTGATGTCTTGGTCTATTACTCTAAGATTTTGTAATTGTTTGAGAGTCATAGTATTTTTTTACCGCACTTTTTGCTTGTTCAAGAACTTGTTTAGGTCCAAGGTCATCAGTATGTATCACTATACTAAACACAGACAAGTCCTCGCCAAAATTAAACCCATAGAGTCTGTGATATAGAGTCTTATTTTCATCATATCTTTTTTTAACAATTTCAAGAGCATCAGACATGGAGATATCATCTCTCATGGTCATTCTTTTTGCACTGTTTTCATGAGATCCTGCAAGCCAGATTTTTATTCCGTCTTGTACCAACCATGGCAAAGTATAACTTGTAATTATTACATCTTCAGTAAGAAATATTTTTTTTAATTTTTCATCTACTTGTTTGTCAAATTCAGGATTTCCTTTTCTGATATTAAGAAAGTTCATTCCTTCTTCTGTATCCCAAAAATCATCCCTATCAGTTTCAAATCCTTGATCTTTTGCCATCTCTTTGAGCACATCTCCTCCACTTAGATATTTGAGTCCAAATTCTTCTCCCAAACCTTTTGCTATCGTAGTCTTTCCGATGGCTGGAGGACCAGAAATTATTACTGAACGGAGCAATTTAGCTTGTATCCATTGTAGTTTTTGTAACTCGCATTATGATACCACTAAAGGCAGCAGAAGAAAGGAAATACCAAGCCCAGAAATACAATTCATTTACATGTTGACATACATGTGGATGACCTGCCAACTGCGATTCAGCTACTTTTGCGGCAGTACAAGTAAGCTCAAAAAATCCTCCCGGAATAAAGTTCAGAGATATTGGAGATATAGCTACAGTGTATGAGAACAAAGGCGGAAGAACAAAGTAAAAGATCAAAATCAATGGAAGAAAAGTAATCATCATTGGCCTCATGTTCATCTGCATCACTTCCATGTTCATCTTGTTCATGTATGCAGATTTTTTATTAAGCTCATCAGTTTTTGCCTGGTCTTTTGACTTGAATGCAGCCATTCTTTCTTTCTGCCAAGCACGTGTTTCTTTTAGCAGTCGCTTTAGTTTTTCCTGGTCAACCATCTTTCTTTTGATCACTGCATTTAGCAAGTTCAGACCTATTGAGATAGACATGATTCCAAGTGCAGAAGGAATCATTCCCTTTACAATTGGATTTGCACTTCCTAGTGGTCCCTTACTTAGACCAGGTATCTGTAGTACGATAGAATTGAGAAAATTAAGAATTAGACTATGTTCCATGGTTATACCCCATTGCACTTATGATGCCTCGTGCCGCCTCATCAACTTTACCTTCAGTATTAAGAACCATCTTGATTGGAGAACCACATAGTATAGAACATGTAGAAAGCATTGCACTTGTTACATCAAGTTCTTTTTTTATTGCATCTATTGATACAATGTCTCTTGTTCTAGTAGTGTCAGTCATTCTGCGATTGTAAATTTCTTCAGGTCGTGCGGTTATCATGATAAAACTATCAGGATTGAGAATTTCCAATACATTATGTGGAAGCCCAGGGTAAAATCCCTCATTTGTAGAAATGAATGCATGTGTATCCACAATTACTACATCATCAGTAATTGACGAAATTGCTCGTGCAGCAGTAGATTGTAATTCCTTTTGTTCTTTTACAGATAGTTTTCTGAGATCGTCTCTATTTTGCACTCCCCTCTTTTTTGCTTCATCAAACATGACGGTGCCAAATATTGAAACACTTACTTTGATGTTTTTCGTTTTTAGTAACTCCACTACCTTTGATACGACAGTAGTTTTACCTACTCCTGGAATTCCTACAATGATGATTCTCTTACTTTCTGCCAAGCAATGCACCCAGAGTAGGCATTACTTCTTCGACTCTTTCACGAACAAGTAAATTGTAATAGTTAATCAAGATATCAACTGTCAACAACATTCCTGTTCCAGATCCGAATGTTCCTAGTACATCTGAGGTACCTGCTAATAGTCCAAGTATGATAGAACCGATAATGGTAACAGATGGAATGTATTTTTGGAGTAGGTTTTCAACTGGTTGGTTTGAACGTCTAAATCCAGGTATCTGAACCTCTGCATCTAACAAGTTCTTGGCAGCACTTTTTGCTGACAAGCCTCCAAGTTCAATCCACAATCTTCCAAATAGAACCACAATTCCAATCATGAATAAAATATAGAGAACAGCTCTGGTTGGATCAAGTGCCACTATATCCAATCCACGTGGTGCAGTAACATAGTAAAGAATACCACCTGTAGGAGTGGATGGAGAGGTAGGATCAAACATTCCAAGGAAATTCAGGAAAGGATTTGCGTTTCGCGGGTTAAAGTTAGCCCACATTATCTGGCCCACAAATACAGCGTTTGCTGTAAGTGCAGATGCCAAGATTACAGGAATGTTGGATACGTACATTAACTTGATTGGATATACTGCTGAAAATCCTCTATACTTGGTAGATACAATTGGAATCTCTACTTTGATTCCTTGAGTATATACAAGAATTAACAGAACACCTGCAGTTATCAGCAATCCAAATATTCCAGGCAATTGATTTGCCCTAAAGAACAGATTACTAAAGTCATGATGTATTGCACCGTGTACAATATTTGCAAATACACCTACTGGACCACCGTCTCCTGCCGGTATAGGACTGAACATGCTCCAGATTACTTGCTGTGCCACACCAGCTGCGATAAACAAACTAATTCCACTACCAAGTCCCCATCCTTTTTGGACCAGTTCATCTAGTAACATGATTATAACAGATGCACCGATTAATTGCCCTACCAAGATGAAGATAGCTTCATGATTTGGCATTCTTGGGCCATAAACTGCCATCCCGTACAAAGAAGATTCAGCAATGATTACAATGTAAGTGACAATCTTAGTTGCAGTTTGATACAACTCTCTATCCTCTGGTTTCTTAAAATCAAGATGAAATATCTCAGAACCCTTGAGGAGTTGCATCAACAATCCAGCGGTAACTATTGGTCCAATGCCAAGTTCTATCAAAGTACCTTGTTGGGATGCAAAGATTACTCTTGCAAATGCAAGGAAATCAAAGGACGGTGTGGATGCACCATAAAGAGGTGTCTGACCCATTATCATGTAGATAAATAATGCAATTCCACACCACATCAAACGAACTTGTAATGATACTTTCTTTTTCGGCTTGGGTACTTGTGGGATATAGGTTTCAGCTTTTGAGATAATTGTTCTTAAAAAACCTGCAGAGGTTGTTCCTTCTTCAGATGTCACGCTACTGCTTGCACCTCTCCACCAGATCTTTTTACTTTTTCTTCGGCGGAAGCAGAGAATTTTTCCACCTTAACAACATAAGCATTTTCAGTCTGTCCTCCTCCCAACAGCTTGTCATAGCCTAGTTCAGTAAGGTCTATCAATTTCTTGCCACCTTCCTGTTTTCCAAATTTAGCATAGATATCATCCAAATCTCTTACACTAGCCCATTTTCGAACTAGATTTGGATGTGGTGGGTGAGTAGAATCATGACCAAAGTGTCTTGGATCTGTCATGAGCATTCGTATGAAATGATGTTTGTGCAAACCAGATTGGCCAAGTCCTCCTTTGTGACCACTTGCTCTATGTTGACCTATCTGTCCCCATCCGCAGTGTCTGCTTCCTCTATATTTTCTTGTTTTTCTTGCTCGTGTTGGCATGTTACATCATTAACCTCACTTGTGCTAAG includes:
- a CDS encoding uL15 family ribosomal protein; amino-acid sequence: MPTRARKTRKYRGSRHCGWGQIGQHRASGHKGGLGQSGLHKHHFIRMLMTDPRHFGHDSTHPPHPNLVRKWASVRDLDDIYAKFGKQEGGKKLIDLTELGYDKLLGGGQTENAYVVKVEKFSASAEEKVKRSGGEVQAVA